From the genome of Prunus persica cultivar Lovell chromosome G8, Prunus_persica_NCBIv2, whole genome shotgun sequence:
GCATCACTATCTTCCCTTCTGTTGCACTTGCCATTGCCACACCTTTACCCTTTGAAGACTTTATAGCCCTTGTAGCCCTTGCCCTCTTTGGTGCCTCAGGTTCAGCCACTTTTTTACCCTTTGAAGACCTAGTAGCCCTTACACTCTTTTGTGGCTCAGGTTCAGCCACTTCCTTATCCTTTGAAGACCTTGCAGCCTTTGCCTTCTTTGCTGCATCAGCCACTGTTTTACCCTTTGCATTTTTTGGTGCCTCATGTTCTGAAAAATCCCCAACATCCTCCACTGGTTCTTGCTCCACTATCTTCACTGTTTTACCCTTTGCATTCGTTGGTTGCTCAACATTGCTCCTTGTCTTATAAGGAACAAGAGGAATAGAATCAGCACATCCTATATCCTCAATCACGACTTACCTCTGTTTTTGTACCCCAGAACCTTCCACCCTTTGCAGCTCGATCTCTTTGTGTTTGTTTAAAAAGGTATAAGGGTCATCAGCCAACTGtgtcaaaaatatatttatctcCCTTACTCCTGGCACACATTCACACATTTTCAGAACATCTTCATCAGACATAAGCTTCTCTACAGAAGCAGAGTTGGGAAGCTCATAGTGATATAACACTATACCATCATAGCCTAACTCCTTAACCATCATACCAATTTCAAACATAGACATTTGGTCCTTATcacaaaaatcaatgaaatccAGAGTCCCATTTACATACAGGTTGTCACATAAAGAACCCCCATGGTTCATTCGAATAGTAAACTTATCATCTTCACCTACAAAGCCACATAACAGTCAAACCTATCAATACAAAATTGTTCAATATTTAACTGGTGACTAAACAAGGACATAAATAAATGCAGAGGTTTTGGACCACTAAGTACTGTCTTGAATCGAAAGCAGTTtggtttgaaagaaaaaaagtgcttttttttttatgcctTTCCAACAACACAACGACATAAATGGACCATGGACCACAAATATCACTATCACGCACACTTCAAAGCAACTGAAAGGTTCAGACAAAATCAAACCGCACGCATCTTAACCCTTTACGAGGAAAccaaaaagcaagaaaagTTAAAACTGCCTTCAACTTACAGTAATGAGGAGCACGACAACCACGAGGACGAATACCCCACAGCATCTCGAATTACAGCAACCCAGCCTTCTTTGCGCCTTCGATCGATGCAAAATGGCGATTAGGTTTCAATTTGTGCAATCGGTTTCGATTTGGGGGGGAAATCGATTTCGGTGATGGAGGTTATGGACGACGAGCTTCTGGAACATGGATTCgggggtttttttatttatttatttttttaattacataatgCCACGTGTTGGTTTGGGCGCGAAACCTAGGGATGTGAGATGCCGAAAATGCCCTTAATAGATTTCCTGAATTACAAAAGGCTAGACGCCACGTAGGCATATAACAGATTTCCTGACTGACTCGCTAACGGAGGGGGCAATATGTAGGTTTTCCGTGACGTTGAGTATATACCCATAAATGTCCTCAAAATCGGGTATGAACTCGTAAATGACCCTATAGATTTGGGGGTTTACTGtagtttacccaaaaaaataataacaaaacatatgtatttttctcttcttttatttttaatttttttttaactttgaaGAGAAAAGGTACACTATACATAAAAATAAGGGAAATAGCCCTaaatgccaccatttttataattgtaattaaaaataccaccccttcccaatttttgtacaactatcacctataaatataaaattattgtccacttattgcaattttttcacaagtccagaaattttgttctctcttagctcacacagctctctctctctctggcacagctctctttctctttggtatCTGTCTATCACAGCTCTCTGcgtctctcttggctctctatctcttggctctctctctctctctagcacaactctctgtctctctctttgctctctttctcatagcgcagctctttctctctctagcttcgtTATGTCTGTTTCTCCCCTATTCGATCTCTTGCTCTTTGTTTGGAATCGCGAACTCCTCCCTTTAGCTATGTCTTCTGAATAGCTGCTTGCAACCTTGAAGCTCTAGTGGATTGTCGACCTCGAAAAGGTAGTGTTGAtggttattttgttaatatcagtgggattatgtgaaatgggttatagtttgattgttgggtttgtgttaaatttgttttggctttaatttctttgggttaggttttgttgaatattcatgctcattcatctgggtttgtaccaattgcatttagattggtctggatatgtgaatcttgaaacttgggatttttcatttgatgTAGTAGATCTGTATAGTGTGATTCTGATGTGTTACTGGTGTAGTGTTGTTGTGTTCCTCTTATTTTACTGtcgtattgctgttatattgaCATTATATTGTGTCTATATTGCAGttatattgtggttatattgctattgtattgtatggttattgtggttatattgggttaatgaaatgttgttttgtcatggtcagaaatggagacaatTATTATTCTCGTGTGCTACAATGAAAAATGGGTCACCTCGAAGAAGATGTCCAAATACGAAGGGGGTGACTCAAAAGGCTTAATAGTTCCACGGACTATCAAATTTGCTGAACAGTTGGACCGTGTGCATCAGATTGGTAATACAAATAGCAGGGAAGACaaggtttgcttaaaattctcagttttagtggcctcgaatgagtggaagcacataaagattgaggacgatgatgatgtcaatttttttatgaagtacaATTCCAAGGTAGCACCTTCAAAACTAGCTCCCTTACTCGTGAGTATAGAAGATAAAGGACTGACAAATGATGTAGTTCATAGTACTCATATCACGACAGATAGTAGTCGGATGGGTCATTCTTCAGTTGCCATTGTTGAAAGCAATGAAGTAACTTGGAATAATAAAAATGTCACTGATGTGGGAGGTGAATTAGGGACAGATTTTATGgatatgattgattttagcgaggtggaggagatgcatggtggtgataatggtactgaaagaaatgaagtgtcAGTGTACTCTGCCCCTCCTAATTTGGGCTGCTTGAACACAGCTACCCAGTTGCCAATAATGCGTTTAGGAGGAGAATCTGAACCCACTCGTCAACATTATTGGAGTCAAATGGGTGAACAAAACCGGTACAATGAAGCCGGTGTAAATGATGACGGAGCATATTTGGACAGCGGGTTTTCACGAAGTGATTGGAATCCGAAAATTACAGTTGGGAAATTTTCTCTAGTAAGAAAGCATTGTTGACGGAGTTACGGTTCACGGCATTAAGAGGCCACTTTGAATTTAAGGTGCAATTCTCTTGCACTAAGAGGTTGCTTGTGGTTTGTTGTCAACTTCCATGCCCATGGCGGGTCCGAGCATCTAGAATTGGAGAATACATCTTCATGATTGTGAGGTGTACAACTGTTCATGAATGTGATTTGAGGTTCGTATGTGACAAGCATCGTCAAGCAACCGTAGCACTTGTAGCCACTTCACTTAAAAGGAAGTTGAAGGATTCTCAGACAATATACACACCAAGTGACATTATGAGAGATGTGAAACACAGTTTTGGTTGCACCATCCATTATTCGAAAGCTTGGAAAGCAAGGGAGTTAGCTCTATTGTCCATTAGAGGATCAGCGGAGGAGGcatattatatccttccagctTATTGCTATGAATTGGAGCGTATGAATCCCGGCACAAAAACACACATCCAAACTGATGAGAACAATCactttgtgtatttatttatggcgGTTGGCGCATGTATTAGAGGGTTCCGTTCTTCCATACGCCCAGTGATAGCCGTGGATGCCACTCATTTAAAATCCAAGTACAAGGGTGTTATGTTTGTAGCAAATGCATTCGATGGTAATCGAAATATATATCCTCTTGCTTTTGGGATTGGGGATTTGGAGACGGATGCATCATGGCATTGGTTTTTCACTAAACTTCATGAAGCCATTGGTGAGTGTCTCAATCTTGTTATTATTTCTGATCGCAATGTTAGCATAGAGAATGTGTGGAACAAAATTTTTCCAACTGCAGAACATGGCATATGCTTTTATCATATGAAGGGGAACATGAAACGCACTTGCAAGTTGAAAAAGCGTGATCACATACTTATGCACTTTGAGCAGGCTGCGAAATCTTATTCCATTGCTGAATTTGATTGTCATTTTCGCAACATCAAGCGAAAGGAACATGTTGCTCAATATCTTGAAGAGGCAGGGTTACATAAGTGGTCTAGAGCTCACATGGATGGACGCCGCTACAATGTAAtgacaacaaatattgcggAGTCAATCAACTCAGTTCTTAGGTTTGCAAGGATGCTGCCAGTGGTTCATTTGATAGGGGAAATTATTAATCTCCTTGTGAAATGGTTCACCGAACGTCGTGAGTTGGCTTTGAATTGCACAACAACATTGTGCCCCAATTTCGGAGAGAAGAAGTTGAGGAACAGGTTGGAGGATGCTGCAAGGATGAATGtggttaaattaaataatgcaCAGTTTAATGTTTTGGACGGTGATAAGGACGGCCTCGTAAATTTGACGAACAACAGTTGTAGTTGTAGAAAGTTTCAGCTTGAGCAGCTACCTTGCAAGCATGTAGTTGCAGTTTGCCGCTTCTTGAAAGTAAATGTATACTCAAAGGCTTCTCGGTATTACACTCGGAAAACCTGGATGGATGCTTATTCGGATACCATCTACCCGGTACAACCTCACGGAATGTGGGATATTCCTGAAGATGTTCGAAGTCGAGTTGTGCTGCCTCCCATGGCAAGGGTCATGCTAGGCAGACGAAAGAAGATAAGAATTCCCTCGCAAGGAGAGGGCACCATTAGAAGAAAGTGCTCAAGGTGCGGTTCCGCAGGCCGCAATAAAAGCACCTGTAAAAACAATATTCCATTGCGCAATGTATCTTAGACAATATGATTTGTGTTGCTTTGGTAGGTCATGTAAACTCTACTTTTATTCGTGGTGGGTTTCGTGTTATGTTCAATgggaattcttttaaatttgcataatttcGGTTGCATTGCTACAGCATGTTGTATTGCTGacagattgctattatattgTACGTTTATTGCACTGGTATTGCTTCCAGATTGCTATTATAATTTGAGTGCGAAATTAAAGGGACTGGAATGTAATTCCAAATGGATCCAAAACATTAAAGTTCTTAAAATTCCTTTATTACACAGTTACTGTGATACTCCGACTATACCTTCTTTTCTGATTACAAATTCGGCCGATGCATAGGCCAGATGTGGGGCAAATACAAGGTGAAATGTCCTGTGTGTTTGACTACATATACTTGTTGAAGGAGCATTACGAATGTCAACCTCAATAGATTGCTCATGTCTTGCCAAGAACACTCTTGAATTTATGCAATGTGCCCAAGCCAGTCCCAAAGCTGGACTCACCCGTCTGCCTGATGTGTGCAGGGACTCCAAGTTTCCCAACCTCACCCCATTCACTCCATCATGTGGCCCAATAAAATCCATCACTTGGTTGGTGACAACCACGCCAACCCAAACTTATTTGCTAAACCCTTCAATGTCCCAGATATGTTGAAGAACATTTCAGACCACCGTTTCAAATCTGCTGGTGTTGTCTGATACTGTGATCGGAACAATGCAGCAATGGAATCAATGACAATGAGTTTCACAGGTAGGCGGGTGTGATCAATGGCAATAAATGCTTCTATGTCTCCAAGGACATGGATGAGTTGTTGAGCATCATGAACACCATGAACATATATGTCTTCCAATGGCTCCAACCTTATTAAGTTGGGGTATGATGCATGATAAAGGTTGCCTAGTTGTTGCAATCGACGAAATGGGAAGCTGAATTCTGTGAATATGTAGACGGAGGAGCCCCTTAGTCCGCCATGTAAGGGTGGGAGCTGAGCTCGTACCGTAAGTTGGAGACAAAGCTGCGTCTTCCCGGAA
Proteins encoded in this window:
- the LOC109950869 gene encoding uncharacterized protein LOC109950869; the encoded protein is METIIILVCYNEKWVTSKKMSKYEGGDSKGLIVPRTIKFAEQLDRVHQIGNTNSREDKYNSKVAPSKLAPLLVSIEDKGLTNDVVHSTHITTDSSRMGHSSVAIVESNEVTWNNKNVTDVGATQLPIMRLGGESEPTRQHYWSQMGEQNRYNEAGVNDDGAYLDSGFSRSDWNPKITVGKFSLRLLVVCCQLPCPWRVRASRIGEYIFMIVRCTTVHECDLRFVCDKHRQATVALVATSLKRKLKDSQTIYTPSDIMRDVKHSFGCTIHYSKAWKARELALLSIRGSAEEAYYILPAYCYELERMNPGTKTHIQTDENNHFVYLFMAVGACIRGFRSSIRPVIAVDATHLKSKYKGVMFVANAFDGNRNIYPLAFGIGDLETDASWHWFFTKLHEAIGECLNLVIISDRNVSIENVWNKIFPTAEHGICFYHMKGNMKRTCKLKKRDHILMHFEQAAKSYSIAEFDCHFRNIKRKEHVAQYLEEAGLHKWSRAHMDGRRYNVMTTNIAESINSVLRFARMLPVVHLIGEIINLLVKWFTERRELALNCTTTLCPNFGEKKLRNRLEDAARMNVVKLNNAQFNVLDGDKDGLVNLTNNSCSCRKFQLEQLPCKHVVAVCRFLKVNVYSKASRYYTRKTWMDAYSDTIYPVQPHGMWDIPEDVRSRVVLPPMARVMLGRRKKIRIPSQGEGTIRRKCSRCGSAGRNKSTCKNNIPLRNVS